The window ACCATCAGCCGCAGACCGCCGATGCCCTGCATGCGCGCCGCCGCCAGATAATCGCTGCGGCGCAGCGCCAGGGTTTCCGCCCGCGACTGGCGGGCGAAGGCCGGCCAACTGGTCAGGGCCAACGCCAACGCGCCGTTCATTAGGCCGGGGCCAAGCACCGCGACAAACGCCAGCGCAATCACCAGGCTCGGCAGCGACAAGAAGATATCGGTCAGGCGCATCAGGACTCGCTCCACCCAGCCGCCCAGATAGCCGGCGCTGATGCCTACCAGCAGACCGATGGGAATGGTCAGCAGCAAAATCAACGACACCAGAATCAGCGTCGGCCGCGCGCCATAAATCACCCGCGACAGCAAATCGCGGCCGAAGCCGTCGGTGCCCAGCCAGTGTTCGGCGGAAGGCGGCAGCAGGCGCAGCTCAATATGCTGCAGGTTGGGATCGAAAGGCGCCAGCCAGGGGGCCAGCAGCGCGGTGAGGATCAGGATGGCCACCAGCGCCGCGCCCAGCGTCAGCGT is drawn from Serratia entomophila and contains these coding sequences:
- a CDS encoding ABC transporter permease translates to MSQYLSEHEPQSEPSVGGRLTTLTLGAALVAILILTALLAPWLAPFDPNLQHIELRLLPPSAEHWLGTDGFGRDLLSRVIYGARPTLILVSLILLLTIPIGLLVGISAGYLGGWVERVLMRLTDIFLSLPSLVIALAFVAVLGPGLMNGALALALTSWPAFARQSRAETLALRRSDYLAAARMQGIGGLRLMVGHILPLCLPSAVVRAALSLGGIILSAAGLGFLGMGVPPPTAEWGSMVAEGSKVIFDQWWVAAAPGGAILFASLAFNLLGDGLRDKMDPRHGH